One part of the Microvirga sp. TS319 genome encodes these proteins:
- a CDS encoding ABC transporter permease: MTVFVIRRLTQSLLVLFITSIIVFAGIYAIGNPIDILIAGDATPAEREQAIRALGLDRSLLEQYSTFIWHALQGDLGRSFVFNQPSINLILSRMPATLELAFVALALSLSLGIPLGLWAGLRPRTVLDETVMTGSILGFSLPNFWQGMMLIMIFSVWLGWLPSTGRGEVGSFLGIQTSLVTWSGLTHLILPALNLALFNISLVIRLTRSGVRETMPLDFVKFARAKGLSERRIVFVHVLKNILIPIVTVVGVEFGSLIAFAIVTETIFAWPGMGKLLIDSIMRLDRPVVVAYLLIVVTLFIVINFVVDILYSLLDPRIRLGGTP, encoded by the coding sequence GTGACCGTCTTCGTCATCCGGCGCCTGACGCAGAGCCTGCTCGTTCTTTTCATCACATCGATCATCGTCTTCGCTGGCATCTACGCGATCGGCAATCCCATCGATATCCTGATTGCCGGCGATGCGACGCCCGCCGAGCGGGAGCAGGCGATCCGGGCCCTCGGTCTCGACCGGTCGCTTCTCGAACAATATAGCACTTTCATATGGCATGCCCTCCAGGGCGATCTGGGCCGCTCCTTCGTCTTTAATCAGCCGTCCATCAACCTCATCCTCAGCCGGATGCCGGCGACCCTGGAGCTGGCCTTCGTCGCTCTCGCACTTTCCCTCAGCCTGGGCATCCCCTTGGGGCTCTGGGCCGGTCTCAGACCCCGCACGGTTCTCGATGAGACCGTCATGACCGGGTCGATCCTCGGCTTCAGCCTGCCGAATTTCTGGCAGGGGATGATGCTCATCATGATCTTCTCGGTCTGGCTCGGATGGCTGCCATCCACGGGACGCGGAGAGGTCGGGAGCTTCTTGGGAATCCAGACCAGTCTCGTAACCTGGTCCGGCCTGACCCATCTCATCCTGCCGGCCCTCAATCTGGCCCTGTTCAACATCTCTCTGGTCATTCGCCTCACCCGAAGCGGCGTGCGGGAGACCATGCCCCTCGATTTCGTGAAGTTCGCGCGGGCCAAGGGGCTTTCCGAGCGCCGGATCGTCTTCGTGCACGTTCTCAAGAACATCCTGATACCCATCGTGACGGTCGTCGGCGTCGAATTCGGGAGTCTCATCGCCTTCGCGATCGTGACGGAAACGATCTTCGCTTGGCCAGGAATGGGTAAACTCCTGATCGACTCGATCATGCGACTCGACCGTCCCGTCGTCGTCGCCTACCTCCTCATCGTCGTGACATTGTTCATCGTCATCAACTTCGTGGTCGACATTCTCTATTCCCTGCTCGATCCGCGCATCCGGCTGGGAGGCACGCCATGA
- a CDS encoding ABC transporter permease, translated as MTVIALRKPSSDTVLGRALNGLLKSPKATIAAIVFLLLLFTAVFGPSLAPQDPYDLMQISIMDAKLPPGSESMSGGIYWLGTDGQGRDMLSAMIYGLRTSLAVGVVSGVVALGIGTALGLIAAYFGGRVDALIMRLVDLMLGFPTILVALMLLATIGQGVGKVMFALVLVQWALFTRAVRSAALVEKGKEYVEAAACLDLSKARILFGHLLPNCLPPLIVIGTLQVANAISAEATLSFLGIGLPITEPSLGLLIANGYEVLMSGQYWISVYPGLLLVLLVFSINIVGDRLREVLNPRLER; from the coding sequence ATGACTGTCATCGCTCTTCGAAAGCCGAGTTCGGATACGGTCCTCGGGCGCGCGCTCAACGGACTGCTCAAGAGCCCGAAGGCCACCATCGCGGCGATCGTCTTTCTGCTGCTGCTGTTCACGGCGGTCTTCGGGCCATCGCTTGCGCCGCAGGACCCTTACGATTTGATGCAGATCAGCATCATGGACGCCAAGCTCCCTCCGGGTTCGGAGAGCATGTCCGGCGGCATCTACTGGCTCGGCACGGACGGGCAGGGGCGCGACATGCTGTCGGCCATGATCTACGGCCTGCGCACGAGTCTCGCAGTCGGCGTCGTCAGTGGCGTCGTGGCGCTCGGGATCGGCACCGCGCTCGGCTTGATCGCGGCTTATTTCGGCGGCCGTGTCGATGCGCTGATCATGCGCCTCGTCGACCTGATGCTCGGCTTTCCGACCATCCTCGTGGCCCTGATGCTGCTTGCCACGATAGGGCAGGGCGTCGGTAAGGTCATGTTCGCCCTGGTGCTGGTGCAATGGGCCCTCTTTACCCGTGCGGTCCGGAGTGCCGCGCTGGTCGAGAAGGGTAAGGAATATGTCGAGGCGGCAGCCTGTCTCGACCTGAGCAAAGCGCGCATTCTCTTCGGCCATCTCCTGCCGAACTGCCTGCCGCCCCTGATCGTGATCGGAACATTGCAGGTGGCGAATGCCATCTCGGCGGAGGCGACCTTGAGCTTTCTCGGGATCGGGCTGCCGATCACCGAGCCGTCGCTCGGCCTCCTCATCGCCAATGGTTACGAGGTTCTCATGTCGGGACAATACTGGATCAGCGTCTATCCGGGCCTTCTGCTAGTTCTTCTCGTCTTCAGCATCAACATCGTCGGCGATCGCCTGCGCGAAGTGCTGAACCCGCGGCTTGAGCGGTGA
- a CDS encoding ABC transporter ATP-binding protein: MSGSTLIVENLQTHFFTDKGVVKAVDGVSFEVARGEVLGLVGESGSGKSITGFSILGLVDSPGRVAGGRIIFQGQDLVGLPTHEMQKIRGRRIAMIFQDPMMTLNPVLSVGTQMVEAVLAHEKMSVSAARERARDTLGMVGIPSPEERLAAYPHQFSGGMRQRVAIAIALLHRPDLIIADEPTTALDVTIQSQILAQIQQLSKELGMALVWISHDLGVVAGLAHRIAVMYTGRIVEIGPTDDVLDRPVHPYTIGLLQSVAANVPRGAPLQAIPGMAPSPLNRPSGCAFRTRCAFATAICETEPHIESAGSIAWRCFHPQARRAA, encoded by the coding sequence ATGAGCGGTTCGACTCTCATCGTCGAGAATCTCCAGACCCATTTCTTTACCGACAAAGGCGTCGTCAAGGCTGTCGACGGCGTCAGCTTCGAGGTCGCGCGCGGCGAGGTGCTCGGCCTCGTCGGCGAATCCGGATCGGGCAAGTCGATCACCGGATTTTCCATTCTGGGGTTGGTCGATTCGCCTGGACGGGTCGCCGGTGGACGGATCATCTTCCAGGGCCAGGATCTCGTGGGCTTGCCAACGCACGAGATGCAGAAGATCCGCGGCCGGCGGATCGCGATGATCTTTCAGGATCCCATGATGACGCTCAACCCGGTGCTCAGCGTCGGCACGCAGATGGTCGAGGCTGTTCTCGCCCATGAGAAGATGAGCGTCAGCGCGGCGCGCGAAAGGGCTCGCGATACGCTCGGCATGGTCGGCATCCCCTCGCCGGAGGAGCGGCTCGCCGCGTATCCCCACCAGTTCTCCGGGGGCATGCGCCAGCGGGTGGCCATTGCCATCGCGCTTCTGCATCGCCCCGACCTCATCATCGCGGACGAACCGACGACCGCCCTCGACGTCACCATCCAGTCGCAGATCCTCGCTCAGATCCAGCAGCTGTCGAAGGAACTCGGCATGGCGCTCGTGTGGATCAGTCACGATCTCGGCGTCGTCGCTGGACTCGCTCACCGGATCGCTGTGATGTATACCGGCCGCATCGTCGAGATCGGGCCCACGGACGATGTCCTTGACCGGCCCGTTCACCCCTACACGATCGGGCTGCTCCAGTCTGTTGCAGCCAATGTGCCACGTGGGGCCCCGCTGCAGGCTATTCCCGGAATGGCGCCATCCCCGCTGAACCGCCCCTCCGGTTGCGCCTTCCGGACCCGCTGCGCCTTCGCGACTGCGATCTGTGAGACCGAGCCGCATATCGAAAGCGCTGGGAGCATTGCATGGCGCTGCTTCCACCCCCAGGCGAGGAGAGCCGCATGA
- a CDS encoding ABC transporter ATP-binding protein translates to MTPLIEAVQVSKRFVRDLDYAERIVRMLGTDLKPQVVHAVDHVDLKIMPGEVVGLVGESGCGKSTLGRVLAGIMPQSDGTVLWNGRDRRELSSKEARAARLSAQMIFQDPMSSLNPRKRVIDIIGEAPVAHGIIPRREKDAYVAGLMERVGLDPHYRERYPHQFSGGQRQRIGIARALAVKPQFIVCDESVAALDVSIQAQIINLFMDLKRDLGLTYLFISHDIGVVKHISDRVAIMYLGRIVESAPAEEFFARPNHPYTVALLDEVPSIANRRRIFSPIKGEIPSPLSPPSGCHFHPRCPHAFGRCRREAPKLREIAPGHISACHLNDATSTNRRPEIAAAS, encoded by the coding sequence ATGACGCCGCTGATCGAAGCCGTTCAGGTCTCCAAGCGCTTCGTCCGAGACCTGGATTATGCGGAGCGGATCGTGCGCATGCTGGGTACCGATCTCAAGCCGCAGGTCGTGCATGCCGTCGATCATGTCGATCTCAAGATCATGCCGGGCGAGGTCGTCGGTCTGGTTGGAGAGTCCGGCTGCGGGAAATCGACCCTCGGTCGCGTTCTCGCAGGCATCATGCCTCAGAGCGATGGAACAGTCCTTTGGAACGGAAGGGACCGGCGAGAGCTCAGTTCAAAGGAGGCCCGGGCCGCCCGCCTCTCCGCCCAGATGATCTTTCAGGACCCGATGTCGTCGCTCAATCCGCGCAAGCGCGTGATCGACATCATCGGCGAGGCACCCGTTGCGCACGGCATCATCCCCCGGCGCGAGAAGGACGCCTATGTGGCCGGCCTCATGGAGCGGGTTGGTCTTGATCCCCACTATCGCGAACGGTACCCGCACCAGTTCTCGGGCGGGCAGCGGCAGCGGATCGGGATTGCCCGGGCGCTTGCGGTCAAGCCGCAGTTCATCGTGTGCGACGAGTCCGTCGCCGCGCTCGACGTGTCGATCCAGGCGCAGATCATCAATCTGTTCATGGACCTGAAGCGCGATCTCGGGCTGACCTATCTCTTCATCAGTCACGATATCGGCGTCGTGAAGCATATCAGCGACCGCGTCGCGATCATGTATCTGGGCCGCATCGTCGAGAGCGCTCCGGCTGAGGAGTTCTTTGCCAGGCCCAATCATCCCTATACGGTCGCGCTCCTCGATGAAGTGCCCAGCATCGCCAACCGGCGGCGCATCTTCTCACCGATCAAGGGCGAGATACCGTCGCCCCTTTCTCCTCCGAGCGGCTGCCATTTCCATCCCCGCTGCCCGCACGCTTTCGGCCGATGCCGACGCGAGGCGCCGAAGCTGCGGGAAATCGCGCCAGGCCACATCAGCGCCTGTCACCTCAACGATGCCACATCGACCAACAGGCGGCCCGAAATCGCCGCTGCATCCTGA
- a CDS encoding ABC transporter substrate-binding protein produces the protein MKPLHRLKTLSITVSVAGLLGLSPAYAADIVIGSSTEPSALDPHFSRTGNNQNIAAQIFDRLITPDPNLQVTPALAESWQNTDPTTWRIKLRSGVTFQDGSPLTAEDVIFSLNRVKDIPNSPAPFTGNVGAIASMTIVDPQTIEFKTKGPTPDFIEQVGLVYIVQKKLAEGKSIDAFNDRSAAIGTGAYKVKEWVPGDHITLVRNDAFWGKKPAFENVTIKFIANDAARVAALRSGSVDLIDAVPPGDVKALSGVNGVKLWSIPSARVVYLALDASRDESPFVVGTDGKPLNPNPLKDVRVRQALSKLINRQLIVDRILDGAGEAAGQIVPDGIGGADPSLKAPAADPEGAKKLLTEAGYPQGFGLTVHTSNDRFPGDAESAQAIGQMFARGGIKVNGVVAQPYNVYASAAGKQQFSAFIFSLGTTTPTSATSLRNLMMTPNKEAGTGSFNRTRYSSGQFDEKMKEATSEFESQKRIALLQEATRIAMNDVAVIPLFWPKVYWASKVNVTYTPNRGEDLMATLAGSAQ, from the coding sequence ATGAAACCGCTTCATCGCCTGAAAACCCTGAGCATCACCGTATCAGTAGCCGGACTGCTCGGATTGTCGCCTGCATACGCCGCCGACATCGTCATCGGCAGCTCCACGGAACCCTCAGCTCTTGATCCCCATTTCTCGAGGACCGGCAACAACCAGAACATAGCCGCTCAAATCTTCGACCGGCTCATCACGCCCGATCCGAACCTGCAGGTCACGCCGGCCTTGGCCGAGTCATGGCAGAATACCGACCCGACCACATGGCGGATCAAGCTGCGGTCGGGCGTGACGTTCCAGGACGGCAGCCCGCTTACCGCCGAGGATGTGATCTTTTCCCTCAACCGGGTGAAGGATATCCCGAACAGCCCGGCGCCCTTCACGGGCAATGTCGGCGCCATCGCCAGCATGACGATCGTCGATCCACAGACGATCGAGTTCAAGACGAAGGGTCCGACGCCCGACTTCATCGAGCAGGTGGGGCTCGTTTACATCGTCCAGAAGAAGCTGGCTGAGGGCAAATCGATCGATGCCTTCAACGATCGGTCGGCAGCGATCGGGACCGGCGCCTACAAGGTCAAGGAATGGGTGCCCGGCGATCACATCACGCTCGTGCGCAACGATGCCTTTTGGGGCAAGAAACCGGCCTTCGAGAACGTCACGATCAAGTTCATCGCCAATGACGCAGCGCGGGTGGCTGCTCTGCGCTCCGGCTCCGTGGATCTCATTGATGCCGTCCCGCCAGGGGATGTGAAGGCCTTGTCAGGCGTCAATGGCGTCAAGCTCTGGTCGATCCCATCGGCGCGTGTCGTGTATCTTGCTCTCGACGCAAGTCGCGATGAGAGCCCCTTCGTGGTCGGGACGGATGGGAAACCCTTGAACCCGAACCCGCTCAAGGATGTGCGCGTTCGCCAGGCGCTCTCGAAGCTCATCAACCGTCAACTCATCGTCGACCGCATCCTCGACGGCGCTGGCGAGGCTGCCGGGCAGATCGTGCCGGACGGGATCGGCGGCGCCGATCCGTCGCTGAAGGCTCCTGCCGCTGATCCGGAGGGTGCCAAGAAGCTGCTCACTGAGGCCGGATACCCGCAGGGGTTTGGCCTGACCGTCCATACCTCCAATGATCGATTCCCCGGAGATGCCGAATCTGCTCAGGCGATCGGGCAGATGTTCGCCCGAGGCGGCATCAAGGTGAACGGCGTGGTGGCCCAGCCCTACAATGTCTACGCCTCCGCCGCGGGCAAGCAGCAGTTCAGCGCCTTCATCTTCTCGCTTGGAACCACGACGCCCACATCCGCCACCAGCCTCCGCAATCTCATGATGACGCCCAATAAGGAAGCTGGGACAGGCTCCTTCAACCGCACGCGCTATTCCAGCGGGCAGTTCGACGAGAAGATGAAGGAGGCAACGTCGGAGTTCGAGTCGCAGAAGCGAATTGCCCTGCTGCAGGAAGCGACGCGGATCGCCATGAACGACGTCGCCGTCATCCCGCTGTTCTGGCCCAAGGTGTATTGGGCATCGAAGGTGAACGTCACCTATACCCCAAACAGAGGCGAGGATCTGATGGCGACTCTCGCAGGAAGCGCTCAATGA
- a CDS encoding CocE/NonD family hydrolase produces the protein MTSQAALTPDASTAYAVEILADDVVVQRNVMVRMRDGIHLATDVYRPAIDGQPVTTPLPVILERTPYGKTQRSRSEIEPGMSQPMARAEVAMHFVRAGFVVIYQDCRGRYNSEGTFTKYLSEGPDGYDTCAWIVEQPWCDGKIGTMGLSYAAHTQAALACLNPPGLACMVLDSGGFSSAYRTGIRQGGAFELKQLTWAYNNAKESPEAQNDPLILNALEAEDLKSWFKVLPWSEGRSPVRWVPEYESYVLEQWRQGTFGDFWKKVGIYAEGSYDTFPQVPVALLSSWYDAYVRTTFDNYEGLSRGGKRPISLIMGPWLHGNRNTTFSGDAYFGETAMIAGNVTPSWLEFRRRWFERWLKGIGNSVDTDPAVHLFLMGGGTGEKTKAGKLDHGGRWIEATRWPLPGTEFRSFYIRNNGVLHAAPAEQEASPLSYDFDPSDPVPTIGGALTSGQPVFEGGAFDQREAAQFFGCRNPGLPLSARRDVLSFETPPLEEDLAVIGPITVELWVSSDARDTDFTAKLIDVYPPSKDYPTGYAMNLTDGILRCRYRKSWEYPELINPGEVFQITIELFATANLFKRGHRIRLDISSSNFPKFDVNSNTGEPEGMGRTRKVARNTVYCDAVHASRIILPCVPPDRIINLQKCGT, from the coding sequence ATGACATCACAAGCCGCTCTGACGCCCGATGCCTCCACCGCTTACGCGGTGGAGATCCTTGCCGATGATGTCGTCGTTCAGCGGAACGTGATGGTCCGCATGCGCGACGGCATCCATCTCGCAACCGATGTGTACCGCCCCGCCATCGACGGGCAACCTGTCACAACTCCTCTGCCTGTCATTCTGGAGAGGACGCCCTACGGAAAGACGCAGCGCTCGCGATCGGAGATCGAGCCTGGGATGAGCCAGCCTATGGCGCGAGCCGAGGTCGCGATGCACTTCGTGCGCGCCGGGTTCGTGGTGATCTATCAGGATTGCCGTGGGCGCTACAATTCAGAGGGCACGTTCACGAAGTATCTCTCCGAAGGGCCCGACGGTTACGATACCTGTGCCTGGATCGTCGAGCAGCCTTGGTGCGACGGGAAGATCGGCACGATGGGCCTCTCCTACGCCGCGCACACGCAGGCTGCTCTGGCCTGTCTCAACCCGCCCGGGCTCGCCTGCATGGTCCTCGATTCCGGGGGCTTCTCGAGCGCCTACCGCACGGGCATTCGCCAGGGCGGTGCATTCGAGCTCAAGCAGCTTACCTGGGCTTACAACAACGCCAAGGAGAGCCCGGAGGCTCAGAACGATCCTCTGATTCTCAACGCCCTCGAGGCGGAGGACCTGAAATCCTGGTTCAAGGTCCTCCCGTGGTCCGAGGGGCGTTCGCCGGTACGCTGGGTTCCCGAATACGAGAGCTACGTTCTCGAGCAATGGCGCCAGGGCACGTTCGGTGATTTCTGGAAGAAGGTCGGCATCTATGCGGAGGGATCCTACGACACCTTCCCGCAGGTGCCGGTTGCTCTTCTGTCGAGCTGGTACGACGCCTATGTTCGAACGACCTTCGACAATTATGAGGGCTTGTCCCGTGGCGGAAAGCGTCCGATTTCGCTGATCATGGGCCCGTGGCTGCACGGCAACCGGAACACGACCTTCTCTGGCGACGCCTATTTCGGCGAGACCGCGATGATCGCCGGCAATGTGACGCCATCCTGGCTCGAGTTCCGGCGGCGCTGGTTCGAGCGGTGGCTCAAGGGCATCGGGAACAGCGTCGACACCGATCCGGCCGTTCACTTGTTCCTCATGGGCGGAGGCACCGGGGAGAAGACGAAGGCGGGCAAGCTCGATCACGGCGGCCGCTGGATCGAGGCGACACGCTGGCCGCTGCCCGGGACGGAGTTCCGATCCTTCTATATTCGCAACAACGGAGTGCTGCATGCCGCGCCTGCAGAGCAGGAGGCCTCGCCCCTGAGCTACGATTTCGATCCATCGGATCCCGTGCCGACGATCGGCGGAGCCTTGACGAGCGGTCAGCCCGTTTTCGAGGGCGGCGCGTTCGACCAGCGCGAGGCAGCGCAGTTCTTCGGCTGTCGCAATCCGGGGCTGCCGCTCTCGGCGCGTCGGGATGTCCTCTCATTCGAGACGCCTCCCCTGGAGGAGGACCTCGCGGTCATCGGACCGATTACGGTCGAGCTATGGGTCTCGTCGGATGCACGCGATACGGACTTCACGGCGAAGCTGATCGACGTCTATCCTCCCTCGAAGGATTACCCAACCGGCTACGCCATGAACCTGACCGACGGCATCCTGCGATGCCGCTACCGCAAATCATGGGAGTATCCGGAACTCATCAATCCGGGTGAGGTCTTCCAGATTACGATAGAACTTTTTGCAACGGCCAATCTGTTCAAGAGAGGCCACCGGATACGGTTGGACATCTCATCGTCCAATTTCCCCAAGTTCGACGTAAACTCGAATACGGGCGAACCGGAGGGCATGGGGCGGACACGCAAGGTCGCCCGCAATACCGTCTATTGCGACGCGGTCCACGCCTCGCGCATCATTCTTCCGTGCGTGCCGCCGGATCGCATCATAAATCTGCAGAAGTGCGGTACCTGA
- a CDS encoding IS6 family transposase — translation MHPISYSRHQFPPEIIWHAVWLYLRFTLSYRDVEDLLVERGLDVSYETVRRWVLKFGPAFARNLRRLRSRTAGTWHLDEMVVSIQGRRMFLWRAVDSEGEVLDVLVQPRRDKAAALKLMRKLLKKHGFAPSVLVTDKLPSYGAARRELGLAAHHEQGLRKNNRAENSHQVVRRRERKMQSFKSPGSAQRFLSILSAVYNTFNLQRHLVSRRSLRLFRAAAAGAFTS, via the coding sequence ATGCATCCCATCTCCTATTCTCGTCACCAGTTCCCGCCCGAGATCATCTGGCACGCTGTCTGGCTCTACCTGCGCTTTACGCTCAGCTACCGTGATGTCGAGGATCTGCTCGTCGAACGCGGTCTCGATGTCTCGTATGAGACGGTCCGGCGGTGGGTGCTCAAATTCGGACCAGCCTTTGCCCGCAATCTCCGCCGGTTGCGGTCTCGCACTGCCGGTACTTGGCACCTGGATGAGATGGTGGTCTCGATCCAGGGCAGACGCATGTTTCTCTGGCGAGCGGTCGACAGCGAGGGCGAGGTCCTGGACGTCCTCGTCCAACCCAGGCGGGACAAAGCTGCAGCCCTGAAGCTCATGCGTAAGCTCCTGAAGAAGCACGGCTTCGCTCCGAGCGTACTTGTGACCGACAAGCTGCCGTCGTACGGTGCAGCCCGTCGAGAACTGGGCCTCGCGGCTCACCATGAGCAGGGCCTGCGTAAGAACAACCGGGCCGAGAATTCTCATCAGGTGGTGCGACGACGAGAGCGCAAGATGCAGAGCTTCAAGTCTCCCGGGTCAGCCCAGCGATTTCTCTCTATTCTTTCCGCCGTCTACAACACCTTCAACCTCCAGCGCCATCTCGTCTCTCGCCGTTCGTTGCGCCTCTTCAGGGCCGCGGCTGCGGGCGCGTTCACGTCCTAA
- a CDS encoding DMT family transporter, with translation MSPPPSVSAVADCPSVAEGITARRAAPAKDTTFAAIGLAVLSTIFFAMGDVTAKVLTGMLPAIEVTWLRYVVFCLVVVPTVFIARGATAMQTQRLRLQIIRALAMAGSSVLFILGLGHLQMAEATAINFISPLFITALSIPLLGERVGIRRWAAAALGFLGVMLVVQPGGSAFQLAALLPIGAALSWAVAAIVTRRMISERPEATLAWSAAVGLITLSAFVPFNWRTPAVGEIGLAVLMGAFSTTGHWLIILAYRKAAASTVAPFSYVQLLFAGLLGFAVFGTVPGAMTLAGGVVIAASGLYTAHRERIRAREARLAAAGLRRP, from the coding sequence ATGAGTCCTCCTCCCTCCGTCTCCGCCGTAGCGGACTGTCCGTCCGTCGCCGAAGGTATCACCGCGAGGCGCGCCGCTCCGGCCAAAGACACGACCTTCGCGGCCATCGGCCTGGCTGTCCTGTCGACCATCTTCTTCGCTATGGGTGATGTCACCGCGAAGGTTCTGACCGGCATGCTGCCTGCGATCGAGGTCACTTGGCTGCGCTACGTCGTGTTCTGCCTAGTGGTCGTTCCAACGGTCTTCATCGCACGTGGCGCGACGGCAATGCAGACGCAGCGCTTGCGCCTCCAGATCATCCGGGCGCTGGCGATGGCCGGCTCATCCGTCCTCTTCATCCTCGGACTGGGGCACCTCCAGATGGCTGAGGCGACGGCGATCAACTTCATTTCACCGCTCTTCATCACGGCCCTCTCGATCCCCCTTCTCGGAGAAAGGGTGGGCATTCGGCGCTGGGCTGCGGCGGCGCTGGGTTTTCTGGGCGTGATGCTTGTCGTCCAGCCCGGCGGCTCGGCTTTCCAGCTGGCCGCCTTGCTCCCGATCGGCGCCGCGCTCTCATGGGCTGTGGCCGCTATCGTTACCCGCCGGATGATCTCTGAACGGCCCGAGGCGACCTTGGCATGGTCGGCGGCGGTTGGGCTGATCACCCTGTCAGCCTTCGTGCCGTTCAACTGGCGCACACCCGCTGTTGGGGAGATCGGCTTGGCCGTTCTAATGGGCGCGTTCTCGACCACGGGCCACTGGCTCATCATCCTGGCCTACCGGAAGGCAGCAGCCTCCACAGTCGCCCCGTTCTCCTACGTCCAGCTCCTGTTCGCCGGGCTGCTCGGCTTCGCCGTCTTCGGTACCGTCCCGGGGGCAATGACCCTCGCTGGCGGAGTCGTCATTGCGGCGAGCGGCCTCTACACGGCCCATCGCGAGCGCATCAGAGCCAGGGAGGCGAGGCTTGCTGCCGCCGGGCTCCGCCGTCCTTAA